The Medicago truncatula cultivar Jemalong A17 chromosome 7, MtrunA17r5.0-ANR, whole genome shotgun sequence genome includes the window TTTTGCTTTTGAAATTGTGGTGTAATTGCCTGCTCCTGTTGTGATTTTGCTGGGCATGGGTTAGTGGGGTGTGGCTGACCTTTCGTTCAGCTGTGTTTTGTTTGTATGTCCTGGGCGTGATTCTTTGGCTGGGTTTTGGCTTGTTTTTGCTGCGTTTTTTCGGCAGCTTTGGGTAAGAATGTTACGTCTATACATGACGTCAGTGTTGTGTTTTGTTCTGTTCTGTGTGCTTGCTCTGTGTCTTGTGCAGATGTAGCGATAATAAAATTTGGCTGTTAAAACAAATGGAAATCATGTagattaaatacaaattatGTTTCATATGAGAGTGAGAGATACTTGGTTCACGTCACTCAACTGATTCATATGATGCTCTTGTTCATATCATATGACTCAACTTAGGTTATGAGAAATTAACTCAGCTTTATGCTTTTAGTTATCAACTGATTCATAATCCTGCTTGTTTGCTTTGTTCAGTATCAACTAACATAAGCAGTTTCAGATAAGGAGGTTTTTAAAGTCTGAAGAGATAGGACAACAATATCACATAAGTTGAGTTACAATAACAAAAGATTTCTAATAGTATCATATAAGTCTAAAGAGATAGGACAACAGAATCATATATAAGTCTGAAAAGATAGGACAACAAGAGACAAGCACACAAGAAAGAGACTTCTAACaaacaaagattacaaataaatattgtttggTTGAatacttgatatacaatcaaagGTGttcacaaatacaaaatagttcATACTATAGACTTACaaaatttctaagatatgaaagtttacaagaaattctaagtgtttGATGCATAAtgaatttgacagagttttggcacttgtaaaaATGTTGCAGAGTCTTGTGATATCTTCACGTCTTCAATCCTTTATAAAGAGGTTGAAAAGAGACGATGAAGAGTGCCAGCGCATCAAAGAGTCATTTGAGAAGCCTGATCATTGATCATTgatttgttgcttgatttggttaatgtcctatgaaggaatgaatttgaatcaTTTCCTTGACAAGGAATTAACCGTTCTTTTCCAATGGAGACACAACTGTAGCCTCATACAATGCACACAAGAATGTTGGatgtagtggaggtagtggtcgTACATTGTTGTCCTTTACTGAAAGTGACATCCATTAACCTTCTAACATttccaaaaatcacaaaaagatttaatttcaaaattttgtttctattgTCTAAGTGTAACTTTAGTTAGATTAGAtctagtttagttttatttttatctctaCAATAACCgggaaaaaaagggaaaatttatttcaacaagataatcggtcaaatttattttgtaaatattttatttaatttattttttttagattatgttcgatttttatttttatttttaggttagATTTGTTTTTGGTCGAAATATTTTAGGATTAGGAGTAGTTTCTAGGGTTAGTTCCCACTACCTTTGCAGTATATATTCCCATCCAAATATCAAACACACAAACCCTCTCATATCTCTCACGCTCACATCTTCAACCCCACAAACCCTAGCTTTGATTGTCCTTCTGATTCTCACTGAAAATGTCTTCGCAGCATTCAATTCCAACTGTTGACAGAGTCAGCGTTTTGCCTGATTCTGTTATCTGCCACATCCTCTCTTTTCTTCCTACCAAAGAATCTGCCGCCACTAGCATCCTCTCCAAGAGATGGAACCCATTGTGGCTCTCCGTCCTCACACTTGACTTCGATGACCAAAACTTCACAGAATTCTCCACTTTTCGACATTTTGTCTACTCAGTCATTGCCTTGAGAAACATCACGCTGCAGACCATCCAGTCGTTCCGCCTCAAATGTGGTAACTCTTCTGGCTTTAACCCGCATGATGTCAAGAGATTTATTCATGCTATTTTCCAACGTGGAATTCAGAATCTCAACCTTGAGATGTCCCCTTTCAAACTTGGCTTTAAGTTACCTCATTGTGTTTTCAGTTGCAGTAACCTCACTGCTCTTAAATTGAAGGGGCTAGCAATAGATTATTCTTGCGATTTCAATTTTCCATTACTCAAAACTCTTCATCTGTATACAATCTCTTTTGGTAGAGATCGTGATTGCTTTCTTAGGCTTCTCAAAGGGTGTCCAATTTTAGAGGATTTGGAAACAAAAGATTTATTGCTTCATTCTTCTAACAGTACTGGAATGTATGTAAGCTTATTCAATGTGGTCAGTGTAAATATTCTGAACTAATGTTCATAATGCAAAGTTTCTATCAAT containing:
- the LOC11432164 gene encoding F-box/LRR-repeat protein At4g14103, encoding MSSQHSIPTVDRVSVLPDSVICHILSFLPTKESAATSILSKRWNPLWLSVLTLDFDDQNFTEFSTFRHFVYSVIALRNITLQTIQSFRLKCGNSSGFNPHDVKRFIHAIFQRGIQNLNLEMSPFKLGFKLPHCVFSCSNLTALKLKGLAIDYSCDFNFPLLKTLHLYTISFGRDRDCFLRLLKGCPILEDLETKDLLLHSSNSTGMYVSLFNVVSVNILN